The following coding sequences lie in one Listeria ivanovii subsp. londoniensis genomic window:
- a CDS encoding aminotransferase class I/II-fold pyridoxal phosphate-dependent enzyme: MTEIQIVRAKVEKQISRLQNETDQIAEYNQAKVLDAFQANKVSDFHFHPSTGYGYDDEGRDTLEQVYAAVFHTEAALVRPQIISGTHAISTVLFGILRPGDDLLYITGTPYDTLEEIVGIRDKGQGSLRDFQIGYGSIALTKNGNVDFTEVAQKMTSKTKVIGIQRSRGYADRPSFTIEKIAEMVAFVKNINPEVIVFVDNCYGEFVEKLEPTEVGADIIAGSLIKNPGGGLAKTGGYIAGTKKLVELCGYRLTTPGIGREAGASLYSLLEMYQGFFLAPHVTAQAIKGARFTAAMLAEFGVEADPVWDAPRTDLIQSVSFHDKAKMVAFAQAIQKASPVNAHVLPIGAYMPGYEDDVIMAAGTFIQGASLELTADGPIRDPYQLYVQGGLTYEHVKIAVTRAIENTL, translated from the coding sequence ATGACTGAAATTCAAATAGTGAGAGCAAAAGTAGAAAAACAAATTTCCCGACTACAAAACGAGACGGATCAAATAGCAGAATATAACCAAGCGAAAGTGTTAGATGCATTTCAAGCAAATAAAGTAAGTGATTTTCATTTTCATCCATCGACCGGATATGGATATGATGATGAAGGAAGAGATACATTAGAACAAGTATATGCTGCTGTTTTTCATACAGAAGCAGCACTTGTTCGACCGCAAATTATTTCCGGAACACATGCTATTTCGACCGTGTTATTTGGTATTCTTCGCCCCGGAGATGATTTGTTATATATTACAGGAACCCCTTATGATACCTTAGAAGAAATTGTTGGAATACGAGATAAAGGACAAGGTTCACTTCGAGATTTCCAAATTGGCTACGGCTCAATTGCTTTAACGAAGAATGGCAATGTTGATTTTACAGAAGTCGCACAAAAAATGACTTCTAAAACAAAAGTAATTGGTATTCAACGTTCCAGAGGTTATGCAGATAGACCTTCTTTTACAATTGAGAAGATAGCAGAAATGGTTGCTTTTGTAAAAAATATTAATCCAGAAGTCATTGTTTTTGTCGATAATTGTTATGGTGAATTTGTCGAAAAACTTGAACCGACAGAAGTGGGTGCAGATATTATCGCCGGCTCTTTAATTAAAAACCCAGGTGGAGGACTTGCTAAAACTGGTGGATATATCGCTGGTACAAAAAAATTAGTGGAGTTATGTGGATACCGATTAACTACCCCAGGAATAGGTAGAGAAGCAGGAGCCTCATTATACAGCTTATTAGAAATGTATCAGGGATTCTTTTTAGCCCCTCACGTCACTGCACAAGCCATTAAAGGGGCAAGATTTACTGCTGCAATGCTTGCTGAATTTGGGGTGGAAGCAGACCCGGTTTGGGATGCGCCAAGAACGGATTTAATTCAAAGTGTTTCCTTTCATGATAAAGCTAAAATGGTCGCTTTTGCACAAGCAATCCAAAAAGCTTCTCCTGTTAACGCACATGTTTTACCAATCGGTGCTTATATGCCTGGTTATGAAGATGACGTGATAATGGCAGCAGGGACATTTATTCAAGGAGCTAGTTTAGAATTAACGGCAGATGGACCAATTAGAGACCCATACCAATTATACGTACAAGGTGGTTTGACATATGAACATGTCAAAATCGCTGTTACTCGAGCAATTGAAAATACGCTTTAA
- the hflX gene encoding GTPase HflX gives MEREKIILVGVFLPNKTEEAFWNSISELYSLTKTANGKVVDELIQKLERVNQASFIGSGKLLELAELVEMHEADVVIFNSELSATQVRNISKAVDARIIDRTQLILDIFAMRAKSKEGKLQVAYAQYKYLLPRLSGQGISLSKLGGGIGSRGPGESKLEMDKRHIREKMHDIKLQLSHVEQHRKRIIDRRNGQDVFRFGLIGYTNAGKSTIFNRLTNETTLEEDKLFATLDPTTRKIRFLGGFQALLTDTVGFIQDLPTTLVAAFRSTLEETANVDVLVHVVDASDGDYLQHETTVLALLEELEMNHLPLLTVYNKMDQVAATFIPDQPEHLLISALDSVAPNILKQRMIELIEKEWGYFTQELSEENGKELAQIKQKAWITKLEYLEEKQAYLIEGYQPRKESTND, from the coding sequence GTGGAACGGGAAAAGATAATCTTAGTTGGCGTTTTTTTGCCAAATAAAACAGAGGAAGCTTTTTGGAATTCAATCAGTGAACTATATAGTCTGACGAAAACAGCGAATGGAAAAGTGGTCGATGAACTCATTCAAAAGTTAGAACGAGTAAACCAAGCTTCCTTTATCGGTTCTGGTAAACTGTTAGAGCTTGCTGAGTTAGTAGAAATGCATGAGGCGGATGTAGTTATTTTTAATAGTGAGCTCAGTGCTACCCAAGTACGTAATATATCTAAAGCTGTGGACGCACGTATTATTGATCGAACCCAACTGATCTTAGATATCTTTGCGATGCGAGCTAAGTCAAAGGAAGGTAAGTTGCAAGTAGCCTATGCTCAATATAAATACTTATTACCCCGACTCAGTGGACAAGGGATTTCTCTGTCTAAACTCGGAGGCGGTATAGGTTCGAGAGGCCCAGGTGAATCAAAACTCGAAATGGATAAACGGCATATTCGTGAAAAAATGCATGATATTAAATTACAGTTATCACACGTTGAACAACATCGAAAACGAATCATTGACAGGCGAAATGGCCAAGATGTTTTTCGCTTTGGATTAATTGGTTATACGAATGCTGGGAAATCGACTATTTTTAATCGACTCACGAATGAAACAACTTTAGAAGAGGATAAATTATTTGCGACTCTAGATCCGACAACACGAAAAATTCGATTTCTGGGCGGATTTCAAGCACTTTTAACAGATACAGTAGGCTTTATTCAAGATTTACCAACGACGCTTGTTGCGGCTTTTCGTTCGACTTTAGAAGAAACAGCAAATGTGGATGTGTTAGTTCATGTTGTTGATGCATCTGATGGGGATTATTTGCAACATGAAACAACTGTATTAGCTTTGTTAGAGGAGTTAGAAATGAATCATCTTCCGCTTTTAACAGTTTATAATAAGATGGATCAAGTAGCAGCAACGTTTATTCCCGACCAGCCAGAACATTTACTTATTTCTGCACTTGATTCTGTAGCACCTAACATATTAAAACAACGGATGATCGAATTGATTGAAAAAGAATGGGGCTATTTTACACAAGAACTTTCCGAAGAAAACGGTAAAGAATTAGCCCAAATAAAACAAAAAGCATGGATTACGAAACTTGAGTATCTGGAAGAAAAGCAAGCTTATTTAATTGAAGGATACCAGCCAAGAAAGGAGTCTACTAATGACTGA